In a genomic window of Nothobranchius furzeri strain GRZ-AD chromosome 14, NfurGRZ-RIMD1, whole genome shotgun sequence:
- the LOC107381011 gene encoding uncharacterized protein, translating to MFKSLLLFLALSGLQALPVPRQASSTYQLPDGSVRDIGHVRESVSDGFRQGTEPSRRFLVDLNTGLVKEHISEMDRKVVSDDVPAQRKGEGWVRIEKPPNHHLPEGFRQGTEPKMSIPVGFRQGTEPKASIPVGFRQGTEPKMSIPVGFRQGTEPKASIPVGFRQGTEPKMSIPVGFRQGTEPKASIPAGFRQGTEPKPSIPVGFRQGTEPKASIRVGFRQGTEPKASIRVGFRQGTETKIPLSVDFRQGTEPKMSIPVNFRQGTESTFSVPLGFRQGTEPKMSIPEGFRQGTEPKLSILVGFRQGTEPKMSIPESFRQGTEPKLSIPVGFRQGTEPKMSIPEGFRQGTEPKMSIPEGFRQGTEPKLSILVGFRQGTEPKMSIPEGFRQGTEPSNAKVQTQPVACKGEIINTKCYEFNPMLLAFKDAQDLCRNLAPNAELASVTSGDLHSHLVSLVTKGGQNNPVLTWLGATIRNQQASWVDGSEWSYTDWMPGHPNVRADKPVCVEMFKIDESWWTAADCELKRASICSYPVAA from the exons ATGTTTAAGTCATTGCTGCTGTTCCTGGCGCTGTCAG GCCTCCAGGCTCTGCCTGTCCCAAGACAGGCCTCTTCAACCTACCAGCTCCCAGATGGCTCAGTACGGGACATTGGACACGTTCGTGAATCTGTTTCTGATGGCTTCCGGCAAGGTACGGAGCCCTCCAGAAGATTCCTTGTTGACCTGAACACTGGTCTGGTGAAGGAGCACATCAGCGAGATGGACAGGAAAGTGG TTTCTGATGATGTTCCAGCCCAGAGGAAGGGTGAAGGATGGGTTCGCATAGAGAAACCTCCAAAtcatcatcttccagaaggttttAGACAGGGAACTGAACCCAAAATGTCCATCCCAGTAGGATTCAGACAGGGAACTGAACCAAAGGCATCCATCCCAGTAGGATTCAGACAGGGAACTGAACCCAAAATGTCCATCCCAGTAGGATTCAGACAGGGAACTGAACCAAAGGCATCCATCCCAGTAGGATTCAGACAGGGAACTGAACCCAAAATGTCCATCCCAGTAGGATTCAGACAGGGAACTGAACCAAAGGCATCCATCCCAGCTGGTTTCAGACAGGGAACGGAACCAAAGCCATCCATCCCAGTTGGTTTCAGACAGGGAACTGAACCAAAGGCATCCATCCGAGTAGGATTCAGACAGGGAACTGAACCAAAGGCATCCATCCGAGTAGGATTCAGACAGGGAACTGAAACAAAAATTCCCCTTTCAGTTGATTTCCGACAGGGAACTGAACCTAAAATGTCAATTCCAGTTAATTTCAGACAGGGaacagaatcaacattttctgtCCCACTTGGTTTCAGACAGGGAACTGAACCAAAAATGTCCATCCCAGAGGGTTTCAGACAGGGAACTGAACCAAAGTTGTCCATCCTGGTTGGTTTCAGACAGGGAACTGAACCAAAAATGTCCATCCCAGAGAGTTTCAGACAGGGAACAGAACCAAAGTTGTCCATCCCGGTTGGTTTCAGACAAGGAACTGAACCAAAAATGTCCATCCCAGAGGGTTTCAGACAGGGAACTGAACCAAAAATGTCCATCCCAGAGGGTTTCAGACAGGGAACTGAACCAAAGTTGTCCATCCTGGTTGGTTTCAGACAGGGAACTGAACCAAAAATGTCCATCCCAGAAGGTTTCAGACAGGGAACTGAACCATCTAATGCCAAAGTCCAAACACAGCCAGTGGCCTGTAAAGGGGAGATCATCAATACAAAATGCTATGAGTTCAATCCCATGCTGCTGGCCTTCAAAGATGCCCAG GATTTGTGTAGAAACCTTGCCCCAAATGCTGAGCTTGCATCAGTAACAAGTGGCGACCTGCATTCCCATCTGGTTTCTCTGGTGACCAAAGGTGGCCAGAATAACCCTGTGTTGACCTGGTTGGGAGCCACAATCAGG AACCAGCAGGCCTCGTGGGTTGACGGGTCAGAGTGGAGTTACACTGACTGGATGCCGGGCCATCCCAACGTTCGTGCCGACAAACCGGTCTGCGTTGAGATGTTTAAGATCG ATGAGAGCTGGTGGACTGCTGCCGACTGCGAGCTAAAGCGAGCGTCCATCTGCTCGTATCCCGTCGCTGCGTGA
- the LOC107381009 gene encoding adrenodoxin, translated as MALVTAVRRLAQVSLREYSRRRTAVSCWGGWQAAERSFSTGLQPLRSDNKVMVHFVNRDGEKITVKGSPGDSLLDIVINEDLDFDGFGACEGTLACSTCHLIFDEDVYKKLGPVTDEEMDMLDLAYGLTETSRLGCQICLSKSLEGMVARVPESVTDIRQSKDGSS; from the exons ATGGCTTTAGTCACAGCGGTGAGACGACTCGCTCAGGTTAGTTTACGAGAATATTCTCGAAGGAGGACGGCGGTGTCGTGTTGGGGAGGCTGGCAGGCGGCAGAAAGGAGTTTCTCCACCGGATTACAACCCCTCAG GTCAGACAACAAAGTGATGGTCCACTTCGTCAACCGGGACGGGGAGAAGATCACAGTGAAGGGCTCGCCTGGAGACTCTCTGCTAGACATAGTCATTAATGAAGACCTCGACTTTGATGGCTTTG GAGCATGCGAGGGAACGCTGGCGTGTTCCACGTGCCACCTGATCTTCGACGAGGACGTGTACAAGAAGCTGGGGCCGGTCACAGATGAGGAGATGGACATGCTGGACTTAGCCTATGGCCTGACCGAGAC ATCTCGTCTGGGTTGCCAGATCTGCTTGTCCAAGTCTCTGGAGGGAATGGTGGCCAGAGTTCCAGAGAGCGTAACCGACATCCGGCAAAGCAAAGATGGCTCATCCTAA